The Musa acuminata AAA Group cultivar baxijiao chromosome BXJ3-6, Cavendish_Baxijiao_AAA, whole genome shotgun sequence region GCATTCGTTAATCATGTAAAAGGTTTATTTTTGAAGTTAAATTGTGGATTAGGATCTCTTCCATCTGATACCACTCAGAAAACTTTAAAGGAAAAACGTTCAATATATTCATCATCTGGCTTGGTTTTAGGTGACAAGTCTACAAATGCTTGTACTAATGCAGACAACATATTGTGTGTTACTGATGATGGATGCAGCCCTGAGCTGGTGAGATCCCCAGCTCCACAATCTATTGCTGAATCCTTTTCTGCAGTACCATGGCGGTTGAATAAAAAAATGCAACCTAGTGCTTCTGAAGTGATGTCAAGCAAACAGATGATAAAGACTGCACATCCTTTGGGAAAAATTATTGTGCAAGGTACTCAGGACCTGTTTTCCAAGCCAGTTATAGAGTGTACCCGGAAGGTACTGCCAATTGATACAGGCTCCAAATGTCAAAATGATCCTTCTGTTTTGAACTCCATTCTATTGTCTAATAGTTTAAAAGCCCTGGAAGAAGAGCTCATGTTCACATCAGTTGTTGGAATGATAGAATCTAGTCACAACTTATCTAGTTCATTTGAAGATACCAAGGGCTTTCCATTAAATGTTAAAGGTGAATCATCCAACAAAGCGGATAAAATTAGTCATGTTGGTTCTATTTCAAGTGGCATGACTGAATGTTCAAGCTCTTGTTCTAAGTTATCTGTAAGCGGGGTACCTCCAATTTTACACCAGAGAAGCTATTCACTCAGAAATCCTGGCATTTTAGATGATTCTAACAAGGACCATCCTTACCCTGTCGGTACAGTTCCTCTTCCTGTATCAAATGAAGAAGTGCTAAAAGGAAATGATGATTTTGTTCAAGATTCTCGTATCTTTTCCTCAGAGTCTGATGTGCCAATGTGTTGCTCCGAGATGCTTGCTGACATTGGTCAAGAAAGCAAACTCTGTTATTCAAATACTCTTCAGAGTTACGAAAGATGTAAAAGTGTTAATTATGAGGTCAATGGTTCTTCTAGATACAAACCTCtgcatacattaaagaatgacacTTCACTACTTTCTGTGGATTTTGCTTCAAGTAATGATCTCCTTTGCATGTTGGATTGTGACAGTAAATCATGTTGCTCAACTGGAACTTTGGATGATCTTTTAGTGCATAAGAGCAGTACAAATTCTTGTAATTTGGGTACCAACAGACCTAAGCTCCCAAGTGACTCAGATGCATGTCCTGTCTTTGATTCATTGAATGATCAGATTTCTTATTCTGGGCTACTCTTCCTAAATGACAGTGATCAATTACTGGATGCAGTAGTCTCAAAGATCAATTCAGGTGCCAAGCAGGTTTCAGATGACAGTGTTTCTTGTAAGACTTCATTAACACATATTCATAGTTCTCATTATGCTGGACTTCCCAGTCATAGTGAAACATTTTTGTCGAAGCACAGGAAAGATGATATTATTGGTTTTCCAGCAGTACAAGTGAAACCAGAGCCTGCATGTTCAAGTTTTGACCAGTCTTCGTGCAGCTTTGTGAAAGACGGAGAGTACTCTCAGAATACTGGGCTTTGTAAATCTCAGATCAGCCCATGGGTTGAAAATTATCGAAACGTTAAATATGATTATGTGTCAGATTCAAATAGTAAGAAGGTTGTGCAAGTAGGTAATCTGAACCGGAAGAGGCTTAGACCTGGAGAAAGCCCTAGACCAAGGCCGAAAGATCGACAGATGATACAAGACCGTATCAAAGAACTTCGAGAACTAGTGCCAAGTGGGGCAAAGGTGACCTTGTTCTTACTTGAAGCTTCAAGCATGCATTAACTTCTCAGTTATGCTTTTTTGGTGTTTAACATAAATGCTAACATTTTTATCGTTTCATGTTATTGTTATCGGAACAGTGTAGCATTGATGCTTTATTGGAAAAGACCATCAAGCACATGCTTTTCTTGCAAAGCATATCA contains the following coding sequences:
- the LOC103987179 gene encoding transcription factor LHW, whose translation is MGLPPREALRRLCLEFGWSYAVFWRAVGFGSRMHLIWDDRYYEEKLGMSRLNVSDLLLKEQAVAKNNKKHDFLELSCQADDAIGVLVDKIMASQVHVVGDGLIGQAASMGKHQWISKDSLDKFGSKPEGFVEINCQILAGVQTVVVVPVLPFGVIQLGSTEMVLENIAFVNHVKGLFLKLNCGLGSLPSDTTQKTLKEKRSIYSSSGLVLGDKSTNACTNADNILCVTDDGCSPELVRSPAPQSIAESFSAVPWRLNKKMQPSASEVMSSKQMIKTAHPLGKIIVQGTQDLFSKPVIECTRKVLPIDTGSKCQNDPSVLNSILLSNSLKALEEELMFTSVVGMIESSHNLSSSFEDTKGFPLNVKGESSNKADKISHVGSISSGMTECSSSCSKLSVSGVPPILHQRSYSLRNPGILDDSNKDHPYPVGTVPLPVSNEEVLKGNDDFVQDSRIFSSESDVPMCCSEMLADIGQESKLCYSNTLQSYERCKSVNYEVNGSSRYKPLHTLKNDTSLLSVDFASSNDLLCMLDCDSKSCCSTGTLDDLLVHKSSTNSCNLGTNRPKLPSDSDACPVFDSLNDQISYSGLLFLNDSDQLLDAVVSKINSGAKQVSDDSVSCKTSLTHIHSSHYAGLPSHSETFLSKHRKDDIIGFPAVQVKPEPACSSFDQSSCSFVKDGEYSQNTGLCKSQISPWVENYRNVKYDYVSDSNSKKVVQVGNLNRKRLRPGESPRPRPKDRQMIQDRIKELRELVPSGAKCSIDALLEKTIKHMLFLQSISKHADKLKVAGEPKISSEEGGLLLKDNFEGGATWAFEVGTQPMVCPIIVEDLNPPRQLLVEMLCEERGFFLEIADFIRGLGLTILKGVMEARKNKVWARFAVEANRNVTRMEIFLSLVQLLEPTAGSSMALPSVGGNINIPHAILHQTYVPARVN